In Desulfovibrio sp. X2, a single window of DNA contains:
- the efp gene encoding elongation factor P yields MLSTTDFRRGLKIELEGVPYEIVEFQHYKPGKGGAIVRTKLKNVLNGRVVERTFRSGEKVDKPDLVAQDMQFLYHEGTDLVFMDMSSYEQVHVPGDTLAEKGGYLLDGMEIQALLYNGQIIDLNLPASLVYEVVATEPGVQGDRVGNATKPATLNTGLTVQVPLFVNEGEQIKVDTRTGAYISRA; encoded by the coding sequence ATGCTTTCGACCACCGATTTCCGTCGCGGTTTGAAGATCGAGCTGGAGGGCGTTCCCTACGAGATCGTCGAGTTCCAGCATTACAAGCCCGGCAAGGGCGGCGCCATCGTCCGCACCAAGCTGAAGAACGTGCTCAACGGCCGCGTCGTGGAGCGCACCTTCCGCTCCGGCGAGAAGGTGGACAAGCCCGACCTCGTGGCCCAGGACATGCAGTTCCTCTACCATGAGGGCACGGACCTCGTGTTCATGGACATGAGCTCCTACGAGCAGGTCCACGTGCCCGGAGACACCCTGGCCGAGAAGGGCGGCTACCTGCTGGACGGCATGGAGATCCAGGCCCTGCTCTACAACGGTCAGATCATCGACCTGAACCTGCCCGCGAGCCTCGTCTACGAGGTGGTCGCCACCGAGCCGGGCGTGCAGGGCGACCGCGTGGGCAACGCCACCAAGCCCGCCACCCTGAACACGGGTCTGACCGTTCAGGTGCCCCTGTTCGTCAACGAGGGCGAGCAGATCAAGGTGGACACGCGCACCGGCGCATACATCAGCCGGGCCTAG
- a CDS encoding type II 3-dehydroquinate dehydratase, with protein MANYKFLIMNGPNLGHLGERQPEIYGSRGMEALPALVERLLGPRAQDVRLDHFQANGEGALIDRLEQARTDGTHGVVLNAGAYTHTSLALADCLAWIGLPCVEVHLSNVLARADEPLRKKSFIGRHCIGVIAGFGMTSYALGVQALLQHIEKQ; from the coding sequence GTGGCGAACTACAAATTTCTGATCATGAACGGCCCGAATCTGGGGCACCTGGGCGAGCGGCAGCCCGAGATCTACGGCAGCCGCGGCATGGAGGCGCTCCCCGCGCTGGTGGAGCGGCTTCTCGGCCCCCGCGCCCAGGACGTGCGCCTGGACCACTTCCAGGCCAACGGCGAAGGCGCGCTCATCGACCGCCTCGAGCAGGCCAGGACCGACGGCACGCACGGCGTGGTGCTGAACGCCGGGGCCTACACGCACACGAGCCTGGCCCTGGCCGACTGCCTAGCCTGGATCGGGCTGCCCTGCGTGGAAGTCCATCTCTCCAACGTCCTGGCCCGGGCGGACGAGCCGCTCAGGAAGAAGAGCTTCATCGGCAGGCACTGCATCGGCGTCATTGCCGGGTTCGGCATGACGAGCTATGCCCTGGGTGTCCAGGCTCTGCTGCAACATATCGAAAAACAATAG
- the yihA gene encoding ribosome biogenesis GTP-binding protein YihA/YsxC produces MPPSLTLVSTVYTPAQLRDAPLDAPQVALAGRSNVGKSSLINRLAGAKKLAKISATPGKTRSINFYRVEPDGYYLVDLPGYGYARTSKVERAKWAELIEKYLADAPGLKAVAVLLDSRLDPQALDMEMVSWLRQSGVPALAVLTKADKCSQRDLARRQSQWRDLMRSTVSPLLFSAVSGKGTESLWKRLREACDMPAADDAAVETDGGTP; encoded by the coding sequence ATGCCGCCAAGCCTGACTCTCGTCTCCACCGTCTACACCCCTGCCCAGCTGCGCGACGCGCCGCTCGACGCGCCCCAGGTGGCCCTTGCCGGCCGCAGCAACGTGGGCAAGTCCTCGCTCATCAACCGCCTCGCCGGGGCCAAGAAGCTCGCCAAGATCAGCGCCACCCCGGGCAAGACGCGCAGCATCAACTTCTACCGCGTGGAGCCGGACGGCTACTATCTCGTGGACCTGCCCGGCTACGGCTACGCCCGCACCTCCAAGGTCGAGCGCGCCAAGTGGGCGGAGCTGATCGAGAAATATCTCGCGGACGCGCCCGGACTCAAGGCCGTGGCCGTGCTCCTTGACAGCCGCCTGGATCCCCAGGCCCTGGACATGGAGATGGTCTCCTGGCTGCGGCAGAGCGGCGTGCCCGCCCTGGCCGTGCTGACCAAGGCCGACAAGTGCTCGCAACGCGACCTCGCGCGGCGTCAGAGTCAGTGGCGCGACCTCATGCGCTCCACCGTCTCCCCCCTCCTCTTCTCCGCCGTGAGCGGCAAGGGCACCGAGTCGCTGTGGAAGCGTCTGCGAGAAGCCTGCGACATGCCGGCAGCGGACGACGCGGCGGTCGAAACAGACGGCGGCACGCCCTGA
- a CDS encoding LptF/LptG family permease: MIRTLGRYLLRNNLFLILVCMGVGVVVYLLSDIFDRLDDFINAGLGLMVIITYFGAKIPLILSQIMPAVFLIALVVQLSLMERSRELLALQTGGISYGRLAAFFVVYAILWSFFQLGFSQYFGVIGEQISSRIWAEKVRERQIDTNHVDNVWFRDNNYIIHFGEANAGRGEGRDITIWQISKDHQSLIWMAQAPQFSVTAGGWTLYRAKTVELSNFQTRLVPAMSVNVEQDLKAFTVTTQGTNPAELPVWQLRSAIRDLQRSGSNVEELKTAYYGKWAYAFSILTMALLALAVSSYRRNIYVNITVSLVITFAFYGLMVMGNTMGAKGLVPPLVGAWAGNLAMMLASVSRLVWVTSKR; the protein is encoded by the coding sequence ATGATCAGGACGCTCGGGCGCTATCTCCTGCGCAACAACCTCTTCCTGATCCTCGTGTGCATGGGGGTGGGAGTGGTCGTCTACCTGCTCTCGGACATCTTCGACCGGCTGGACGACTTCATCAACGCAGGCCTCGGCCTGATGGTCATCATCACCTATTTCGGGGCCAAGATTCCGCTCATCCTCTCGCAGATCATGCCTGCGGTCTTTCTCATCGCCCTGGTGGTGCAGCTCTCCCTCATGGAGCGCAGCCGAGAGCTGCTTGCGCTGCAGACCGGCGGCATCTCCTACGGACGGCTGGCCGCCTTCTTCGTCGTCTACGCCATTCTCTGGTCGTTCTTCCAACTCGGTTTTTCGCAGTATTTCGGCGTGATAGGTGAGCAGATATCCAGCCGGATCTGGGCCGAGAAGGTGCGTGAACGGCAGATAGACACCAACCACGTCGACAACGTCTGGTTCAGGGACAACAATTACATCATCCACTTCGGCGAAGCCAACGCGGGCAGGGGAGAAGGGCGCGACATCACCATCTGGCAGATCTCCAAGGATCACCAGTCCCTCATCTGGATGGCCCAGGCGCCCCAGTTCTCCGTGACCGCTGGCGGCTGGACCCTGTATCGCGCGAAGACCGTCGAGCTCTCCAACTTCCAGACAAGGCTCGTTCCGGCCATGTCCGTGAACGTCGAGCAGGACCTGAAGGCCTTCACCGTGACCACCCAGGGCACGAATCCTGCCGAGCTGCCCGTTTGGCAGCTACGGAGCGCCATCCGCGACCTGCAGCGATCAGGCTCGAACGTGGAGGAATTGAAGACCGCCTATTACGGGAAATGGGCCTACGCCTTCTCCATCCTGACCATGGCGCTGCTGGCCCTGGCCGTGAGCAGCTACCGACGAAACATCTACGTCAACATCACGGTTTCGCTGGTCATCACCTTCGCCTTCTACGGCCTCATGGTCATGGGCAACACCATGGGCGCAAAAGGCCTCGTCCCGCCCCTGGTCGGAGCCTGGGCGGGCAACCTGGCTATGATGCTGGCTTCCGTGTCCCGTCTGGTCTGGGTGACCTCGAAACGCTAG
- a CDS encoding undecaprenyl-diphosphate phosphatase, with translation MSTILSASILGVVEGLTEFLPVSSTGHLILTSSLLGLSGAKIDAFEVIIQLGAILAVVVIYWQRFRGLVLPERGQAFSGVRGLWLLFLTSLPASVIGLLTHKFIETKLFNPHSVAISLAVGAVLILLVEGRKHKPRLFRIDNMTSGFALAVGMFQCLALWPGFSRSAATIMGGMICGADRMVAAEYSFVAAVPIMIAATGYKLYKTWALYTSSDLVFLAVGFVVAFFAAWAAVKCFIGLLQRWTLRPFAVYRLILAPLVILFWPS, from the coding sequence ATGTCCACGATTCTCTCCGCCTCCATCCTGGGCGTGGTCGAAGGGCTGACCGAGTTCCTGCCGGTCTCCAGCACCGGCCACCTCATCCTGACGAGTTCCCTGCTGGGACTTTCGGGCGCCAAGATCGACGCATTCGAGGTCATCATCCAACTCGGCGCCATCCTGGCCGTGGTGGTCATCTACTGGCAGCGCTTCCGGGGCCTCGTCCTGCCAGAGCGCGGACAGGCGTTCTCCGGCGTCCGCGGCCTCTGGCTGCTCTTCCTGACCTCGCTTCCGGCCTCGGTCATCGGCCTCCTGACCCACAAATTCATCGAGACGAAGCTCTTCAATCCGCACTCCGTGGCCATCTCCCTGGCTGTGGGCGCGGTGCTCATCCTCCTCGTCGAGGGGCGGAAGCACAAGCCGCGGCTCTTCCGGATAGACAACATGACCTCGGGCTTCGCCCTGGCCGTGGGCATGTTCCAGTGCCTGGCCCTGTGGCCCGGCTTCTCGCGCTCGGCCGCCACGATCATGGGCGGCATGATCTGCGGCGCCGACCGCATGGTGGCCGCCGAATACTCCTTCGTCGCCGCCGTGCCGATCATGATCGCGGCCACGGGCTACAAGCTCTACAAGACCTGGGCGCTCTACACCTCGTCCGACCTCGTCTTCCTGGCCGTCGGCTTCGTGGTCGCCTTCTTCGCCGCCTGGGCCGCGGTGAAATGCTTCATCGGGCTCCTGCAGCGCTGGACGCTTCGCCCCTTCGCCGTCTACCGCCTGATCCTGGCTCCGCTGGTGATCCTTTTCTGGCCTTCCTAG
- the lptF gene encoding LPS export ABC transporter permease LptF — translation MFAFRKIHWQILKELATSFALSLGALLGLILIGRMLQLKDLFLSQNLGFLEILELFGYLTPFFLLLLLPIACMLGVFLTFLRMSTDNELLALKAGGVSLYQLLAAPLVFCVLCTAVDFGVSFWGLSWGMDNFKSTVLEHARSRTQLVLQPGVFNREFPGLTLFAQQVDPGGKGLHQVFVRDETRANVRATIVAPEGQVATDTALGQIIFLLHDGHIYRQTGDKFDVLGFNVYAVRLDLSKLLGGFRLDRDKPKEMSLTHLLALQHDPSIKKKDDGVYLNKVRVEIQKRFALPAACFVLGLFALPVAFSFQGLKQHLGLLLALGCFLVYYTMLSVGLSLGETASLDPRVGLWVPNAVFLVVAGIGIRMAGKERYPHLFDWLAHLRQRFGRKAAAA, via the coding sequence GTGTTCGCATTCCGCAAGATCCATTGGCAGATCCTCAAGGAGCTGGCCACTTCCTTCGCGCTGAGCCTCGGCGCGCTGCTCGGTCTCATCCTCATCGGCCGCATGCTCCAGCTCAAGGACCTCTTTCTTTCCCAGAATCTGGGCTTCCTGGAGATCCTCGAGCTCTTCGGCTACCTCACGCCGTTCTTCCTGCTCCTGCTCCTGCCCATCGCCTGCATGCTCGGGGTCTTCCTGACCTTCCTGCGCATGAGCACGGACAACGAGCTGCTCGCCCTCAAGGCCGGAGGCGTCAGCCTCTACCAGCTCCTGGCCGCGCCGCTCGTCTTCTGCGTGCTGTGCACGGCGGTGGATTTCGGGGTCTCCTTCTGGGGACTGTCGTGGGGCATGGACAACTTCAAGAGCACGGTCCTCGAGCACGCCCGCTCGCGCACGCAGCTCGTGCTCCAGCCGGGCGTCTTCAACCGCGAATTTCCCGGGCTGACGCTGTTCGCGCAGCAGGTGGACCCGGGCGGCAAGGGGCTGCACCAGGTCTTCGTGCGCGACGAGACCAGGGCGAACGTGCGCGCCACCATTGTCGCCCCCGAGGGGCAGGTAGCCACGGACACGGCGCTCGGCCAGATCATCTTCCTTCTGCACGACGGCCACATCTATCGGCAGACCGGCGACAAGTTCGACGTGTTGGGCTTCAACGTCTACGCCGTGCGCCTGGACCTCTCGAAGCTCCTCGGCGGCTTCCGCCTCGACAGGGACAAGCCCAAGGAGATGTCGCTCACCCACCTCCTGGCCCTGCAGCACGACCCTTCCATCAAGAAGAAGGACGACGGCGTTTACCTCAACAAGGTGAGGGTGGAGATCCAGAAGCGCTTCGCCCTGCCCGCGGCCTGTTTCGTGCTCGGGCTCTTCGCCCTGCCCGTGGCCTTCTCGTTCCAGGGACTCAAGCAGCATCTCGGCCTGCTCTTGGCGCTCGGCTGCTTCCTCGTCTATTATACAATGCTCTCGGTCGGCCTTTCCCTGGGTGAGACGGCGAGCCTCGACCCGCGCGTGGGGCTGTGGGTCCCCAATGCCGTCTTCCTGGTCGTGGCGGGAATCGGCATCCGCATGGCGGGCAAGGAACGCTATCCACACCTCTTCGACTGGCTGGCCCATCTGCGCCAGCGGTTCGGAAGGAAGGCGGCGGCCGCATGA
- a CDS encoding RNA-binding protein encodes MSKKLYVGNLPFSATNDEIRDLFAAHGEVISVNLINDRETGRPRGFGFVEMDEAGAQAAMQALNGANLGGRTLKVNQAEEKPRTGGGRPNRW; translated from the coding sequence ATGTCGAAGAAACTTTACGTCGGTAACCTGCCTTTCTCCGCCACCAACGATGAAATTCGCGATCTCTTCGCCGCCCACGGCGAAGTCATCAGCGTGAACCTCATCAACGACCGCGAGACCGGCCGCCCCCGTGGCTTCGGTTTCGTGGAGATGGACGAGGCCGGTGCCCAGGCTGCCATGCAGGCCCTGAACGGCGCCAACCTCGGCGGCCGGACCCTGAAGGTCAACCAGGCCGAGGAGAAGCCGCGTACCGGCGGCGGCCGTCCCAACCGCTGGTAG
- a CDS encoding L-lactate permease, translating to MEHLKLVAALAPIVWLIFSLVVLKLPAYRTCAATLLGTLVLAVFGWWHMPMADAGLAAVEGGALALWPIMIVIVAAVFTYDLAKHTGSMDIITRMLSNITTDKRLLVLIVAWGFGGFLEGVAGYGTAVAIPASILAAMGFDPIFAAVICLVANTVPTAFGAIGIPIVTMANVTGLPVALLSYYTAVQLFGFIILITFLLVILTAGFKGLKGVFGATLVSGLAFALPQLYTAKYMGAELPCLIGSVCSMLATIVWARLFHRESAAEETDPLPAHVKFKAWLPYILVFAFIILCSNLFPVVQHALGAVKTSVVIYGDKPYTFKWLATPGALILIATYLGGMIQGVSFGEISGVLWKTMRKLTYSTVTVVSIVALAKVMATSGMINTIAVAVADATKGYFPLISPLLGALGTFVTGSDTSSNVLFGQLQMEVAQRISMNQSWIVAASAAGATAGKMISPQSIAVATAATGLTGSEGKIMNRTIAVCVCYVLVLGTLVYAAMPYLNLL from the coding sequence ATGGAACACCTGAAACTCGTCGCGGCGCTCGCGCCCATCGTCTGGCTCATCTTTTCCCTCGTCGTCTTGAAGCTCCCCGCCTACCGCACCTGCGCGGCCACCCTGCTGGGCACCCTGGTCCTGGCCGTGTTCGGCTGGTGGCACATGCCCATGGCCGATGCCGGACTCGCCGCCGTCGAGGGCGGCGCGCTGGCCCTGTGGCCGATCATGATCGTCATCGTGGCCGCGGTCTTCACCTATGACCTGGCCAAGCATACCGGGAGCATGGACATCATCACCCGCATGCTCTCGAACATCACCACGGACAAACGCCTGTTGGTGCTCATCGTGGCCTGGGGCTTCGGCGGCTTCCTCGAGGGCGTGGCCGGCTACGGCACGGCCGTGGCCATCCCGGCCAGCATCCTGGCGGCCATGGGCTTCGACCCGATCTTCGCCGCCGTGATCTGCCTCGTGGCCAACACGGTGCCCACGGCCTTCGGCGCCATCGGCATTCCCATCGTCACCATGGCCAACGTGACCGGCCTGCCCGTTGCCCTGCTCAGCTACTACACCGCCGTGCAGCTCTTCGGCTTCATCATCCTCATCACCTTCCTTCTCGTCATCCTCACTGCGGGCTTCAAGGGCCTGAAGGGCGTGTTCGGCGCCACGCTGGTCTCCGGCCTGGCCTTCGCCCTGCCCCAGCTCTACACCGCCAAGTACATGGGCGCCGAGCTGCCCTGCCTCATCGGCAGCGTGTGCAGCATGCTGGCCACCATCGTCTGGGCCCGCCTCTTCCACCGCGAGTCCGCGGCCGAAGAGACCGATCCCCTGCCCGCGCACGTGAAGTTCAAGGCCTGGCTGCCCTACATCCTGGTCTTCGCCTTCATCATCCTGTGCAGCAACCTCTTCCCGGTCGTCCAGCACGCCCTGGGCGCGGTCAAGACCTCCGTGGTCATCTACGGGGACAAGCCCTACACCTTCAAGTGGCTGGCCACTCCCGGCGCTCTCATTCTCATCGCCACCTACCTGGGCGGCATGATCCAGGGCGTCTCCTTCGGCGAGATCAGCGGCGTCCTCTGGAAGACCATGCGCAAGCTCACCTACTCCACGGTGACCGTGGTCTCCATCGTGGCCCTGGCCAAGGTCATGGCCACCAGCGGCATGATCAACACCATCGCCGTGGCCGTGGCCGACGCCACCAAGGGCTACTTCCCGCTCATCTCCCCCCTGCTCGGCGCGCTCGGCACCTTCGTGACCGGCAGCGACACCTCCTCCAACGTCCTCTTCGGACAGCTCCAGATGGAGGTCGCGCAGCGCATCAGCATGAACCAGTCCTGGATCGTGGCCGCCTCCGCCGCCGGAGCCACCGCGGGCAAGATGATCTCTCCGCAGTCCATCGCCGTGGCCACTGCGGCCACGGGACTCACGGGCTCCGAGGGCAAGATCATGAACCGCACCATCGCGGTCTGCGTCTGCTACGTGCTGGTGCTGGGCACCCTGGTCTACGCGGCCATGCCGTACCTGAACCTGCTCTAG